A genomic window from Shewanella vesiculosa includes:
- a CDS encoding Ig-like domain-containing protein → MHYPLAVADAITVLANQGIEIDVLANDSDADGDTLTVKQVSSQFGTAEVLDNQQISYLPAEDFIGIDVLVYSISDGNGGTGSNKLTVTVVANRAPIAVDDMANTDDKTSLILDVLSNDSDPDNQLLSLIAVSAQQGGVMIENNKVRYIPKAGFEGVDTVIYTISDGQGGEATANVIVTIEAYKPQVVDNESSGGSMHWLWSGLLLLVIMLRIKPEGGFKYYKVLSLSLMALLASSSHVQAQGSSSVSPWYLDGIIGFSESVNTQAELQREIPTGQIEAFDKSDTSFGLTIGYQVTPLLAFELGYIDFGEGSAQISGESLHTGQYHELLKAVSPILPTGFSVGVDLSLVEHDGWRFSVPVGLLVWESEVKSYSQGQTLTTQFDGTDWYTGMHLDYQFTRNWSAGLGMDYIALAPNDILSYQFNLRYQF, encoded by the coding sequence ATGCATTACCCCCTTGCGGTTGCCGATGCTATTACAGTGCTAGCTAATCAGGGTATTGAAATTGACGTACTGGCAAACGACAGTGACGCAGATGGCGATACCTTGACGGTTAAGCAAGTGAGCAGTCAGTTTGGTACTGCTGAGGTGTTGGATAATCAGCAAATAAGTTATTTACCAGCGGAAGATTTCATTGGGATAGATGTATTGGTGTATAGCATAAGTGATGGTAACGGTGGGACTGGTAGCAACAAGTTAACCGTGACAGTTGTGGCGAATAGAGCCCCAATTGCAGTGGATGATATGGCCAATACCGATGATAAAACAAGCTTGATATTGGATGTCTTGAGCAATGATAGCGACCCCGATAATCAGTTATTGAGTTTGATCGCAGTTAGCGCTCAACAAGGTGGCGTGATGATTGAAAATAATAAGGTACGTTACATACCAAAAGCTGGTTTTGAGGGCGTCGATACTGTGATTTATACTATCAGCGATGGTCAAGGCGGCGAAGCCACCGCTAATGTGATAGTGACAATTGAAGCCTATAAACCTCAGGTTGTCGACAATGAATCAAGTGGTGGTAGCATGCACTGGCTTTGGAGTGGTCTGTTACTATTGGTGATAATGCTGCGTATTAAACCGGAGGGCGGTTTTAAATATTATAAGGTTCTGTCATTGAGTCTAATGGCGTTACTGGCCAGCTCGAGCCATGTTCAGGCCCAAGGATCATCTTCGGTATCACCTTGGTATTTGGATGGCATTATTGGTTTTAGCGAATCAGTTAACACCCAAGCGGAGTTACAACGTGAAATCCCAACAGGGCAGATAGAGGCTTTTGATAAGTCAGATACCAGTTTTGGTTTAACAATTGGTTATCAGGTTACACCGTTACTCGCTTTTGAGCTCGGCTATATAGACTTTGGTGAAGGTTCAGCACAGATAAGTGGTGAAAGTTTACATACTGGCCAATATCATGAGTTACTAAAAGCTGTATCGCCAATATTACCTACGGGGTTCAGCGTTGGTGTCGACTTGAGTTTAGTCGAGCATGATGGATGGCGATTTTCAGTGCCTGTAGGGCTGTTAGTTTGGGAGTCTGAAGTCAAAAGTTACTCTCAAGGACAGACGTTAACAACTCAGTTTGATGGCACAGATTGGTACACAGGTATGCATTTAGATTATCAATTTACTCGCAACTGGTCTGCAGGTTTAGGGATGGATTATATCGCTTTGGCACCTAACGATATATTGAGCTATCAATTCAATCTTCGCTATCAGTTTTAA
- a CDS encoding choice-of-anchor U domain-containing protein produces the protein MNVTCCKKKSLEQSNFLAESQSGVCLRLGNTAQLNGSDGIEIQEDDLIEDLQADNLGGLFDFELTDIPRLGDSVTVVIPQTLPVPMNAVYRKFVRGSWQDFVSNANNSVMSTAGNPGYCPPPGATEWQPGLTEGHWCVQLTIEDGGPNDDDGIANGNIVDPGGVAVMLNGNALPPCGCRCYYSAS, from the coding sequence ATGAATGTAACGTGCTGCAAGAAAAAAAGTCTTGAACAGTCAAACTTCCTTGCCGAAAGTCAGTCAGGCGTGTGTTTGCGCTTAGGTAATACAGCGCAGCTCAATGGAAGCGATGGGATCGAAATTCAAGAGGATGATTTAATCGAGGATCTACAAGCGGATAATCTCGGTGGTCTGTTTGATTTTGAACTTACGGATATCCCTAGATTGGGAGACAGCGTTACTGTTGTTATACCTCAAACCTTACCCGTACCCATGAATGCCGTGTATCGCAAGTTTGTACGTGGTAGTTGGCAAGACTTTGTGTCTAACGCCAACAACTCAGTCATGTCTACTGCGGGTAATCCGGGTTATTGTCCTCCACCAGGCGCAACTGAATGGCAGCCTGGATTAACTGAAGGCCACTGGTGTGTGCAATTAACCATAGAAGATGGCGGCCCGAATGATGACGATGGCATAGCTAATGGCAACATAGTTGATCCTGGTGGGGTTGCTGTAATGCTGAATGGCAATGCATTACCCCCTTGCGGTTGCCGATGCTATTACAGTGCTAGCTAA
- a CDS encoding fibronectin type III domain-containing protein — MTRFWHSYFKIFIVGSFLAMTSLYASAQNSSFDFTTGDTVTLTNAGSALSNRTTFTLEFWAKFTNVSGTINLVDFTGGADAGGLILNSSKLTVDLECDFGCLTESNVLSLSTGTWYHIAVVFDNGTWDFYVDGVAQGINVLDQGARSSVPNYTGFGVTNLLFGMQNHGAVDDFVGGIDDIRMWSSARTQVQIQNNRSIELVGNESGLLGYWKLNEASGTTVNDSQTNSSMLTGTSSGIGYNATGAFVTDSVAPTVSSITASTVNGTYKVGDVISVQVNFDEAVLVTGTPQLTLETGSTDRTINYTSGSNSSTLTFSYTVQSGDTSADLDYVATNSLMLNSGTIRDAANNNATLTLPSPGTANSLGANKNIVIDGVAPTVSSVNASTANGTYKLGDIISIQVNFNEAVTVTGTPQLTLDTGTTDRTIDYASGSGSSTLTFNYTIQSGDTSSDLDYVATNSLALNSGTIRDAATNNAALTLASPGAANSLGNNKALVVDGLVPSVTSTAPAGGAVSTDTIVDFTVDFSESVNNISTDDFALDTTGGATATIVSVSASSGSSLTVRVSGITGNGTIKLNLNGSTNISDAAGNAGPAAYTSGSTHTVAIPTAPYAPAIGAATAGIGQASVAFSAPANNGGSAITGYTVTSNPGGISAGGNGFTTSPITVTGLTNGTAYTFTVTATNAIGTSSASGVSNSVIPKVNQTITFANPGAQNIGTSPTLTATSDSSLTVSFSSSTPAVCTITSGGTLTFVSTGSCTIDTDQSGDIATNAATTVTQSFTVNPVVPGAPIIGTATAGNAQVSITFAAPADNGGSAITAYTVTSSPGAFTGTGAGSPISVTGLTNGVAYTFSVTATNGVGTGSFSAASNSVTPKAAQTITFANPGAQNFGTAPTLSATATSGLTLTFSSSTAGVCTITSGGTLSFVTTGTCTVNANQAGNSAYLPAAQVSQSFSVNAVVAGAPTIVTATAGDTQANVSFSAPASNGGVAITGYTVTSSPGGLTASGVSSPLTVTGLTNGLAYSFSVTATNSAGIGSASSASNSVTPQAAQTITFSNPGAQSFGTTPTLTASASSSLTPSFTSSTTGVCTITSGGTLSFVTTGTCTVNANQAGNSAYLPAAQVSQSFSVNAVVADAPSIGTATRGDAQASVSFTAPASTGGAAITAYTVTSSPGGLTASGTGSPLTVLGLTNGTAYTFSVTAQSAAGTSAASNASNSVTPIGSQTITFPNPGAQNFGTTPTLTASASSSLTPSFTSSTTGVCTITSGGALSFVTTGTCTINADQAGNASYLAAAQVSQSFSVNAVVAGAPSIGTATRGDAQASVSFTAPASTGGAAITAYTVTSSPGGLTASGTGSPLTVLGLTNGTAYTFSVTAQSAAGISAASNASNSVTPIGSQTITFPNPGAQSFGTTPTLTASVSSGLSLNFTSSTTGVCSISSTGVLTFITTGSCTINANQAGNASYTAAAQVSQTFAVNAVVAGVPSIGTATAGDTQATVSFTPPSNNGGAAITAYTVTSNPGGLTASGVSSPLTVLGLTNGMAYTFSVTAQSAAGTSAASNASNSVTPVGSQTITFPNPGAQSFGTTPTLTASVSSGLSLSFTSSTTGVCSISSTGVLTFITTGSCTINANQAGNASYTAAAQVSQTFAVNAVVAGVPSIGTATAGDTQATVSFTPPSNNGGAAITAYTVISSPGGLTASGTGSPLTVLGLTNGTAYTFSVTAQSAAGTSAASSASNSVTPNGAPVINSSPILNVDQGASYSYTLTAVDTVGDTLTYSALNIPIWLSFDTATGNLTGVPNRDNIGSHAIELKVTDAAGLFATQAFTLDVNATNSAPVASDTSVTLDEDGSLSISFSATDPENDVLSFEVLTQPTSGKLDKHGSVWLYTPEADFNGDDSISFIAKDAELSSQPGVVSIKVNPINDEPNAIDDSYSQSVSTDSSYILAVLDNDTDVDGDTLTIDGAAADVGDVQIVASQLKYQAPTDFVGPVTLRYTISDGQKGRSNAKVQLIITGESSADAPVITVPADITANATGLFTKLKLGVATAVDKAGNKLAVSLVNTQQLFAPGEHLAYWQATDSQGLSSIKSQKVTVNPLISISRNQVVAEGSEVQLSVFLNGPSPQYPVRIPYTVSGSSDANDHDLVDGVFIIESGLSASFSTNIFDDAITEVDEDLIINLDPSINISHQSETRLIITEANIAPQASIQVTQSNELRSQVSKVDGKVYLKTLTRDANALDNLSEVWSTGSLVLESDEQGSYFDPSGLDEGNYPISVVVTDDGIPELSTTVQLTLLVKSALPILSGDDSDGDLIPDDQEGFTDTDSDGIADYLDAINECNVLQEKKS; from the coding sequence ATGACTAGATTCTGGCATTCTTATTTTAAAATATTCATTGTAGGCAGTTTTCTTGCGATGACCTCCCTCTATGCTAGCGCACAAAACAGTTCTTTTGACTTTACAACTGGTGATACCGTAACGCTGACAAATGCGGGATCTGCGTTATCGAATCGAACAACATTTACACTGGAGTTTTGGGCCAAATTTACTAACGTCAGTGGAACCATCAATTTAGTGGATTTCACTGGCGGTGCCGATGCCGGTGGCCTCATATTGAACTCAAGTAAACTAACTGTCGATCTTGAGTGTGATTTTGGTTGCCTGACAGAAAGTAATGTGTTGTCGTTAAGCACAGGAACCTGGTATCACATTGCAGTTGTATTTGATAATGGAACTTGGGATTTTTATGTTGATGGCGTCGCACAGGGAATAAACGTTTTAGATCAAGGCGCCCGTAGTAGCGTCCCTAATTATACTGGATTTGGAGTGACCAATCTGTTGTTTGGTATGCAGAACCACGGAGCGGTAGATGATTTCGTCGGTGGTATCGATGATATACGTATGTGGAGTAGTGCGCGCACGCAAGTGCAGATTCAAAATAACCGCAGTATTGAGTTGGTAGGCAATGAATCCGGCCTGCTGGGGTATTGGAAGCTGAATGAAGCCAGCGGTACGACAGTCAACGATAGCCAGACTAACTCCTCAATGTTAACAGGTACTAGCAGCGGTATCGGGTATAACGCAACGGGTGCATTTGTTACCGATTCTGTTGCCCCTACAGTAAGCTCTATCACAGCCAGCACTGTAAATGGTACTTACAAAGTCGGGGACGTTATTAGTGTTCAGGTGAATTTTGATGAAGCGGTATTGGTTACTGGCACACCTCAACTCACACTTGAAACAGGCTCCACTGATCGCACCATTAACTACACCAGTGGTAGTAACTCCAGTACGTTGACATTCAGTTACACAGTTCAGTCTGGCGATACTTCGGCCGATTTAGATTATGTTGCGACCAATTCGCTGATGCTAAATAGTGGCACTATTCGCGATGCGGCAAATAACAACGCCACCTTGACCTTGCCTTCTCCCGGTACCGCAAACTCTTTGGGGGCGAATAAAAATATCGTCATCGATGGCGTGGCCCCGACAGTGTCATCTGTTAATGCCAGCACCGCGAACGGCACTTACAAACTGGGCGATATCATTAGTATCCAGGTGAATTTTAATGAAGCCGTGACTGTCACCGGTACCCCGCAACTAACGCTGGATACGGGTACAACGGATCGCACTATTGACTACGCAAGTGGTAGTGGTTCCAGTACGCTGACATTCAACTACACCATTCAGTCCGGCGATACGTCAAGTGACCTAGATTATGTCGCCACTAACTCCTTGGCATTGAATAGCGGAACCATCCGCGATGCCGCTACTAACAATGCGGCCCTCACATTGGCGTCCCCTGGCGCAGCTAATTCACTGGGCAATAATAAAGCGCTGGTAGTGGACGGCCTTGTGCCCTCTGTCACGAGCACCGCACCTGCGGGTGGTGCAGTATCAACAGATACCATTGTTGATTTCACCGTTGACTTCAGCGAATCAGTCAACAACATTTCTACCGATGACTTCGCTCTTGACACTACTGGTGGCGCGACTGCCACTATAGTCAGCGTCTCCGCGAGTTCAGGCTCCAGCTTGACGGTGAGAGTGAGCGGTATTACGGGTAACGGTACTATTAAGCTAAACTTGAATGGCTCTACCAATATTAGTGATGCAGCGGGTAACGCTGGCCCTGCTGCCTATACCAGCGGCTCAACTCATACTGTGGCTATCCCGACAGCCCCATATGCTCCTGCTATTGGCGCTGCAACGGCAGGTATTGGGCAAGCCTCCGTGGCTTTTAGCGCACCAGCAAATAATGGAGGCTCTGCCATAACGGGTTATACAGTGACATCTAACCCTGGTGGCATTAGTGCTGGTGGTAATGGATTTACAACTTCTCCGATAACGGTAACTGGCCTAACGAATGGTACGGCTTACACCTTTACTGTGACGGCAACTAACGCCATTGGAACAAGCTCTGCATCAGGTGTTTCAAATTCAGTGATACCCAAAGTTAACCAGACAATTACCTTTGCTAATCCGGGTGCACAAAATATCGGCACTAGCCCGACGTTAACTGCAACATCAGATTCATCGTTAACCGTCAGTTTTAGTTCATCGACACCAGCGGTTTGTACAATTACGAGCGGTGGAACCCTGACCTTTGTGTCAACTGGCTCCTGTACCATAGATACAGATCAGTCAGGTGATATTGCCACTAATGCAGCCACTACAGTGACACAATCGTTTACTGTGAATCCGGTCGTTCCAGGTGCGCCTATCATTGGTACCGCTACAGCCGGTAATGCTCAAGTCAGCATCACCTTTGCTGCGCCTGCTGACAATGGTGGTTCGGCGATTACGGCTTATACGGTAACCTCCAGCCCCGGTGCTTTCACGGGTACAGGTGCAGGCTCACCAATTTCAGTGACGGGATTAACCAATGGAGTTGCCTATACCTTTTCAGTGACTGCGACTAATGGAGTAGGTACAGGCTCGTTTTCAGCGGCATCAAACAGTGTTACGCCCAAGGCTGCGCAAACTATTACCTTTGCAAACCCTGGCGCTCAAAATTTTGGTACTGCGCCAACATTAAGTGCTACGGCTACGTCTGGTTTGACACTCACTTTTAGTTCCTCCACAGCAGGTGTTTGTACCATTACCAGTGGCGGCACCTTGAGCTTTGTCACCACAGGCACCTGTACCGTTAATGCCAATCAAGCAGGTAACAGTGCTTATCTACCAGCAGCGCAAGTGAGCCAGAGTTTCTCTGTCAATGCTGTGGTGGCAGGCGCGCCAACTATAGTTACAGCTACTGCAGGTGATACTCAGGCGAATGTTAGCTTCAGCGCTCCAGCTAGCAATGGCGGTGTCGCGATTACTGGTTATACAGTGACCTCAAGCCCAGGCGGTTTGACCGCCAGCGGCGTAAGCTCACCATTAACGGTAACGGGTCTGACTAATGGCTTGGCGTATAGTTTTAGTGTGACAGCAACCAATTCAGCAGGTATAGGTTCGGCCTCAAGCGCATCCAACAGCGTGACGCCGCAGGCTGCGCAGACAATTACCTTTAGTAATCCAGGTGCACAAAGCTTTGGCACAACACCAACCTTAACGGCCAGTGCTAGCTCAAGCTTAACACCAAGTTTTACCTCATCTACCACTGGAGTGTGTACTATCACCAGTGGCGGCACCTTGAGCTTTGTCACCACAGGTACCTGTACCGTTAATGCCAATCAAGCGGGTAACAGTGCTTATCTACCAGCTGCGCAAGTGAGCCAGAGTTTCTCTGTCAATGCAGTTGTTGCGGATGCGCCAAGTATAGGTACAGCTACCAGAGGAGATGCTCAAGCCAGCGTGAGTTTCACGGCGCCAGCCAGTACTGGCGGCGCAGCGATTACGGCTTATACCGTGACCTCAAGCCCAGGTGGTTTGACAGCGAGTGGTACAGGTTCACCATTAACAGTCTTGGGGCTCACTAATGGCACGGCGTATACCTTCAGTGTCACGGCTCAAAGTGCTGCGGGCACCAGTGCCGCGTCGAATGCCTCTAATAGTGTGACACCGATAGGGTCACAAACGATTACGTTCCCTAACCCAGGCGCACAAAACTTTGGCACAACGCCGACATTAACGGCCAGCGCTAGCTCAAGCTTAACACCCAGTTTTACCTCATCTACCACTGGAGTGTGTACTATCACTAGTGGCGGTGCCTTGAGCTTTGTCACCACTGGCACCTGTACTATTAATGCCGACCAGGCGGGTAACGCCAGCTATTTAGCGGCAGCTCAGGTGAGCCAGAGCTTTTCTGTCAATGCAGTTGTTGCGGGTGCGCCAAGTATAGGTACAGCTACCAGAGGAGATGCTCAAGCCAGCGTGAGTTTCACGGCGCCAGCGAGTACTGGCGGCGCAGCGATTACGGCTTATACCGTGACCTCAAGCCCAGGTGGTTTGACAGCGAGTGGTACAGGTTCACCATTAACAGTCTTGGGGCTCACTAATGGCACGGCGTATACCTTTAGTGTCACGGCTCAAAGTGCTGCGGGCATCAGTGCCGCATCGAATGCCTCTAATAGTGTGACACCGATAGGATCACAAACGATTACTTTCCCTAACCCAGGTGCACAAAGCTTCGGCACCACACCAACCTTAACGGCAAGTGTAAGCTCTGGTTTAAGCTTAAACTTTACTTCATCAACTACTGGAGTATGTAGCATTAGCAGTACTGGTGTGCTGACCTTTATCACTACAGGAAGCTGTACCATTAATGCCAATCAAGCGGGTAATGCCAGTTATACCGCAGCGGCTCAAGTAAGTCAGACTTTTGCGGTGAATGCAGTAGTGGCTGGCGTGCCGAGTATAGGCACTGCGACTGCGGGCGATACTCAAGCGACGGTGAGTTTTACGCCGCCAAGTAATAATGGTGGTGCAGCGATTACGGCTTATACCGTAACCTCAAATCCAGGCGGTTTGACAGCTAGCGGCGTAAGCTCACCATTAACGGTCTTGGGGCTCACTAATGGCATGGCGTATACCTTTAGTGTCACGGCTCAAAGTGCTGCGGGCACCAGTGCCGCGTCGAATGCCTCTAATAGTGTGACACCGGTAGGATCACAAACGATTACGTTCCCTAACCCAGGTGCACAAAGCTTTGGCACCACACCAACCTTAACGGCAAGTGTAAGCTCTGGTTTAAGCTTAAGCTTTACTTCATCGACTACCGGAGTATGTAGTATTAGCAGTACTGGTGTTCTGACCTTTATCACAACAGGAAGCTGTACCATTAATGCCAATCAAGCGGGTAATGCCAGTTATACCGCAGCGGCTCAGGTAAGTCAGACATTTGCGGTGAATGCTGTAGTGGCTGGCGTGCCGAGTATAGGCACTGCGACTGCGGGCGATACTCAAGCGACGGTGAGTTTTACGCCGCCAAGTAATAATGGTGGTGCAGCGATTACGGCTTATACCGTGATCTCAAGCCCAGGTGGTTTGACAGCGAGTGGTACAGGTTCACCATTAACAGTCTTGGGGCTGACTAATGGCACGGCGTATACCTTTAGTGTCACGGCTCAAAGTGCTGCGGGCACCAGTGCCGCGTCGAGCGCCTCTAATAGTGTGACACCTAATGGCGCCCCAGTGATTAATTCGAGTCCAATATTGAATGTTGATCAGGGAGCAAGTTATAGCTATACCCTGACAGCGGTAGATACCGTTGGCGATACTCTCACTTATAGCGCTTTAAACATACCAATTTGGTTAAGCTTCGATACAGCAACAGGTAACTTAACCGGTGTGCCAAATAGAGATAATATTGGTAGTCATGCCATTGAATTAAAAGTAACCGATGCGGCAGGTTTATTTGCGACGCAAGCATTTACTTTGGACGTTAATGCTACCAATAGTGCTCCGGTTGCAAGCGACACCAGTGTCACATTAGACGAAGATGGTTCATTGAGCATTAGCTTTAGTGCCACGGATCCTGAAAATGATGTCCTTAGTTTTGAGGTATTAACTCAGCCAACATCAGGTAAGTTAGACAAGCATGGATCGGTCTGGTTATACACACCAGAGGCTGATTTTAATGGTGATGATAGCATAAGCTTTATTGCTAAAGATGCTGAGCTAAGCTCACAACCTGGTGTAGTGAGCATCAAAGTTAACCCAATTAATGATGAACCTAATGCTATAGATGATAGTTATAGCCAAAGTGTATCAACCGACAGTAGCTATATCCTTGCTGTACTTGATAATGATACCGACGTTGATGGTGATACCTTGACCATTGATGGTGCTGCTGCCGATGTCGGGGATGTACAAATTGTAGCGTCGCAGCTTAAGTATCAAGCGCCTACAGATTTTGTCGGCCCTGTGACTCTGCGCTATACCATCTCGGATGGCCAAAAAGGCAGAAGCAATGCCAAAGTGCAGCTGATTATTACTGGTGAAAGCTCTGCGGATGCGCCTGTGATTACCGTTCCTGCGGACATTACCGCTAACGCGACAGGGCTGTTTACTAAGCTTAAGTTAGGTGTGGCGACTGCTGTGGATAAAGCCGGCAATAAACTGGCAGTATCTTTAGTCAATACTCAACAATTATTTGCACCAGGCGAACACTTAGCCTATTGGCAGGCTACAGATAGCCAAGGTCTCAGCTCAATTAAATCCCAGAAAGTGACGGTTAACCCTTTGATTTCGATTAGTCGAAACCAGGTTGTTGCTGAGGGGAGTGAAGTGCAATTGAGCGTGTTCTTAAATGGCCCTTCACCGCAGTACCCCGTGAGGATTCCCTATACTGTGTCTGGTAGTAGTGATGCTAATGACCATGACTTAGTCGATGGTGTGTTTATCATTGAATCAGGTTTATCGGCGAGTTTTAGCACCAATATCTTTGATGATGCAATTACAGAAGTCGATGAAGACCTAATTATCAACTTAGACCCAAGCATCAACATTAGTCACCAGAGTGAGACACGCTTGATCATTACTGAAGCCAATATTGCCCCGCAAGCTAGCATTCAAGTGACTCAGTCTAATGAACTGCGTAGTCAAGTGAGTAAGGTCGATGGCAAGGTGTATCTTAAAACTCTAACTCGCGATGCTAATGCACTAGATAATCTTTCAGAAGTTTGGTCTACAGGCAGCTTAGTCCTTGAAAGCGATGAACAGGGCAGTTATTTTGACCCAAGTGGACTTGATGAGGGTAATTATCCGATTAGCGTTGTCGTGACTGATGATGGTATTCCTGAATTATCGACAACGGTGCAATTAACCTTGTTGGTTAAATCAGCATTACCAATACTTAGCGGTGACGATTCTGATGGCGATTTAATACCGGATGATCAAGAAGGTTTTACTGACACAGACAGCGATGGTATCGCCGATTATCTTGATGCAATTAATGAATGTAACGTGCTGCAAGAAAAAAAGTCTTGA
- a CDS encoding phage tail protein, translating into MADPFVGEIIMFAGNFAPRGWAFCNGQVLSIQSNQALFAIIGTTYGGDGTTTFGLPNLQGRVPVHQGQSLGMSQYNLGQSGGTENVTLTANELPAHVHSVALNGTGNTSVAFGASSANGNTATPGPTTVPAKVVSGLTDLNAFSTTAPDTTLSPATATTTVNVNGNTGIAGNNMPVHIVQPYQVVSFIIALEGLFPPRN; encoded by the coding sequence ATGGCAGATCCATTTGTCGGTGAAATTATTATGTTTGCGGGCAATTTCGCTCCCCGTGGTTGGGCTTTTTGCAATGGGCAAGTATTGTCCATTCAAAGCAATCAGGCTTTGTTTGCAATAATAGGTACTACTTATGGGGGGGATGGTACTACCACTTTCGGTTTGCCAAACCTGCAAGGCCGTGTGCCTGTGCATCAAGGCCAAAGCCTTGGTATGAGTCAATATAACCTGGGACAATCGGGTGGGACTGAAAATGTGACATTAACTGCCAATGAGTTACCCGCGCATGTTCATTCCGTAGCACTAAATGGAACAGGAAATACGAGCGTTGCATTTGGAGCTTCCTCCGCTAACGGTAATACCGCTACTCCAGGGCCAACCACGGTACCCGCCAAAGTGGTTAGTGGATTAACTGATCTTAATGCTTTTAGCACTACTGCACCAGACACCACACTATCGCCTGCGACTGCCACCACAACGGTTAACGTAAATGGAAATACTGGTATTGCCGGTAATAATATGCCAGTTCATATAGTACAACCTTATCAAGTAGTTAGTTTTATTATTGCTCTTGAGGGGCTTTTCCCTCCTCGTAATTAA
- a CDS encoding GNAT family N-acetyltransferase — translation MLSQLNSLFGISIRHASDRDAIIMAELFYSTRCDFYQLGLPQMTVDMLLQQQYQLQQISYKSHYPNAKDYILCQQSEVIGKLTLAVNQEYLHLVDLVLAPEIRGKGLGTAVLEALKQDAIAQNADIRLSVALDNPRAKALYLQQGFIIHSISQTHETMLWK, via the coding sequence ATGTTAAGCCAGTTAAATTCATTATTTGGAATAAGTATACGCCACGCCAGTGATCGTGATGCCATTATTATGGCCGAGCTTTTTTATTCAACTCGCTGCGACTTTTATCAACTTGGGTTACCCCAAATGACAGTTGATATGCTGCTGCAGCAGCAATATCAACTGCAACAAATTTCTTACAAAAGCCATTATCCTAATGCAAAGGATTATATCTTGTGCCAACAATCTGAAGTGATTGGTAAGCTGACGTTGGCGGTTAACCAAGAATACTTGCACCTTGTGGATTTGGTATTAGCGCCAGAAATACGCGGTAAAGGCTTAGGGACTGCTGTCTTAGAGGCGCTAAAACAAGATGCGATAGCGCAAAATGCTGATATTCGTTTGTCGGTAGCATTGGATAATCCAAGAGCGAAAGCGCTTTACCTACAACAAGGTTTTATCATCCACAGCATTTCACAAACCCATGAGACTATGTTGTGGAAATAA
- the yrfG gene encoding GMP/IMP nucleotidase — protein sequence MFDWNAIDTVLLDMDGTLLDLHFDNHFWLQVVPQQLSLKRNISVDVANLLVKQAYLDVAGTLDWYCLDYWQGYLNLDILALHHVSADRIRLRQDSMPFLRALAGASKQRILFTNAHPQSLALKLIHTNLDQGLDLILSSHESGYPKEHPQFWQYAFDKFNLNPSRCLFIDDSEVILAASKKAGVGYQLGISNPDSQKPHIDFTDFPAITDYQLLSSALLLL from the coding sequence ATGTTTGACTGGAATGCCATAGATACCGTGCTGCTCGATATGGATGGTACGCTGTTAGATTTACACTTTGATAACCATTTTTGGTTACAAGTTGTACCGCAGCAATTGAGCCTAAAACGTAACATTAGCGTTGACGTTGCTAATTTACTCGTCAAACAGGCTTATCTCGATGTGGCGGGAACCTTAGATTGGTATTGCCTTGATTACTGGCAAGGTTATTTAAACCTCGATATATTGGCATTACATCATGTATCTGCAGATAGAATCAGACTCCGTCAGGACAGCATGCCTTTTTTACGTGCTTTAGCAGGAGCAAGTAAGCAGCGTATATTGTTTACTAATGCACACCCGCAAAGTTTAGCGCTTAAGTTAATCCATACCAACTTAGACCAAGGTTTAGACCTGATACTGTCTAGCCATGAAAGCGGTTATCCCAAAGAACATCCGCAATTTTGGCAATATGCATTTGATAAATTTAACTTAAATCCATCGCGGTGTTTATTTATTGATGACAGTGAAGTGATTTTAGCTGCATCGAAAAAAGCAGGCGTGGGTTATCAACTCGGAATTAGCAATCCAGACAGCCAGAAACCTCATATTGATTTTACTGACTTTCCTGCGATTACTGATTACCAATTATTATCATCGGCACTTTTATTGCTATAG